In Drosophila innubila isolate TH190305 chromosome 2R unlocalized genomic scaffold, UK_Dinn_1.0 1_C_2R, whole genome shotgun sequence, the following are encoded in one genomic region:
- the LOC117783157 gene encoding eukaryotic translation initiation factor 3 subunit C, giving the protein MSRFFANGSDSESESSEEEVQAQNYNKAANFQFSDDEEEVKRVVRSTKEKRYENLTGIIKTIRNHKKIKDIPNTLSSFEDLTRAYTKALPVISKEENGITPRFYIRCLAELEDFINEVWEDREGRKNLSKNNSKSLGTLRQKVRKYIKDFEDDLSRFREAPDQESDVEEGEGEAHDSDADRAGADSDGGVVGVGSGKLPEQPKAAKSVPSKVIADDDDDSDDSIDWDSDTESETESSEDENQYQNMRERFLKRTTEKEDKDDDKRKDKRKEQKHKIRKRADDDEDGEWETVVKGNVVEKPKMFEKDAEIDIPLVLAKLIEIMSARGKKRTDRRLQIDLLFELRDISEQHNLGTPISVKIHFNIISAIFDYNQKISEPMKLEHWALLLEVMQSMLKLLLANPEINLSESVAEEHEEYVTAPFFIRGCPLAAVERLDDEFTKLLKECDPHSNDYVSRLKDEINVVKTIELVVQYFERSGSNNERCRIYLRKIEHLYYKFDPEVLKRKRGEQPAAGTAPSSVEVMDKLCKFIYAKDDTDRIRTRAILAHIYHHAMHDNWFQARDLVLMSHLQDNIDAADPSTRILYNRMMANLGLCAFRQENIKDAHHCLVDLMVTGKPKELLAQGLLPQRQHERSAEQEKIEKQRQMPFHMHINLELLECVYLVSAMLLEIPYIAAHEFDARRRMISKTFYQQLRSSERQSLVGPPESMREHVVAAAKAMRCGNWQACANFIVNKKMNTKVWDLFYESERVREMLVKFIKEESLRTYLFTYSNVYTSISIPSLSQMYDLPLPKVHSIISKMIINEELMASLDDPSETVVMHRSEPSRLQALAMQFVDKVTNLVDVNEKVFDMKQGNFFQRGNMGNRDRGYNRNQNNQGGNWGGQRRDNRNQRNRNQRGHHKQQQQQQQQQQVQTIEEE; this is encoded by the exons ATGTCACGTTTCTTTGCCAACGGATCCGACTCGGAATCCGAGTCCAGCGAGGAGGAGGTCCAAGCacaaaactacaacaaagCCGCCAACTTT CAATTCAGCGATGACGAGGAAGAGGTGAAACGTGTCGTTCGCTCCACCAAGGAGAAGCGATATGAGAACCTCACCGGCATCATTAAAACGATACGCAACCATAAGAAGATTAAGGACATTCCCAACACGCTGAGCAGCTTTGAGGACTTGACGCGCGCTTATACGAAGGCACTGCCCGTCATCTCCAAGGAGGAGAACGGAATTACTCCGCGCTTCTACATTCGTTGCTTGGCTGAGCTGGAAGATTTCATCAATGAGGTGTGGGAGGATCGGGAGGGACGCAAAAACCTCTCGAAGAACAACTCGAAGTCCCTGGGAACACTGCGTCAAAAGGTGCGCAAGTATATCAAAGATTTCGAGGATGATTTGTCGCGTTTCCGCGAAGCACCCGACCAGGAGAGTGACGTGGAGGAGGGCGAGGGTGAGGCGCATGACAGCGACGCGGATCGTGCTGGAGCGGATAGCGATGGTGGTGTTGTTGGCGTTGGAAGCGGCAAGCTGCCCGAGCAGCCCAAGGCAGCGAAATCGGTGCCCTCTAAAGTGATTgctgacgatgacgacgattCTGATGATTCAATCGACTGGGACTCGGACACCGAATCGGAGACCGAGTCCTCGGAGGATGAGAATCAGTACCAGAACATGCGTGAGCGTTTCCTTAAGCGCACCACCGAAAAGGAGGACAAGGACGACGACAAGAGGAAGGACAAACGCAAGGAGCAGAAGCACAAGATTCGCAAGCGTGCTGACGATGATGAGGATGGCGAATGGGAAACCGTCGTCAAGGGCAATGTCGTGGAGAAACCCAAAATGTTTGAAAAGGACGCTGAGATCGATATTCCCCTGGTGCTTGCCAAGCTCATTGAGATTATGTCGGCCCGTGGCAAGAAACGCACCGATcgccgcctgcaaatcgatcTGTTGTTTGAGCTGCGCGACATCTCTGAGCAGCATAATCTGGGCACGCCCATCAGCGTCAAGATTCACTTTAACATAATTTCGGCCATTTTCGACTACAATCAGAAGATATCCGAGCCCATGAAGCTGGAGCACTGGGCTTTGTTGCTGGAGGTGATGCAGAGCATGCTGAAACTGCTGCTGGCCAATCCGGAAATCAATTTGAGTGAGAGCGTTGCCGAGGAGCACGAGGAGTATGTGACGGCTCCGTTCTTCATTCGCGGTTGTCCGCTGGCAGCCGTTGAGCGTCTGGACGATGAGTTCACCAAGCTGCTGAAGGAGTGCGATCCCCACTCGAATGACTACGTGTCGCGGCTCAAGGACGAGATCAACGTGGTGAAAACCATTGAGCTGGTTGTCCAGTACTTTGAGCGCTCTGGCAGCAATAACGAACGTTGCCGCATCTATCTGCGCAAGATTGAGCATCTGTACTACAAGTTCGATCCGGAGGTGCTGAAGCGCAAGCGTGGAGAACAGCCTGCTGCGGGCACAGCTCCATCCTCTGTGGAGGTGATGGACAAGCTGTGCAAGTTCATCTATGCCAAGGACGACACGGATCGCATACGTACCCGGGCAATCCTGGCGCATATCTATCACCATGCAATGCACGACAATTGGTTCCAGGCTCGCGATCTTGTGCTGATGTCGCATCTGCAGGACAACATCGATGCAGCGGATCCCTCGACTCGCATTCTCTACAATCGCATGATGGCCAATCTGGGTCTATGCGCCTTCCGTCAGGAGAACATCAAGGATGCACACCATTGTCTGGTCGATCTGATGGTCACCGGCAAGCCCAAGGAATTGCTCGCTCAGGGATTGCTGCCCCAGCGTCAACATGAACGCTCAGCGGAGCAGGAGAAGATTGAGAAGCAGCGTCAAATGCCATTCCATATGCACATCAATCTGGAGCTGCTTGAGTGCGTCTATCTGGTATCGGCAATGCTTCTCGAAATACCCTACATCGCAGCGCACGAGTTTGATGCCCGTCGCCGCATGATCAGCAAAACGTTCTACCAGCAGTTGCGCTCCTCAGAACGCCAGTCGCTGGTGGGACCGCCGGAGTCGATGCGGGAGCATGTGGTTGCCGCCGCCAAGGCGATGCGTTGTGGCAACTGGCAGGCGTGTGCCAACTTTATTGTCAACAAGAAGATGAACACCAAGGTGTGGGATCTGTTCTACGAGTCGGAGCGTGTGCGCGAGATGCTGGTCAAGTTCATCAAGGAGGAATCGCTGCGCACGTATCTGTTCACCTACTCCAATGTGTACACCTCGATTAGCATACCATCGCTGTCGCAGATGTACGATCTGCCTTTGCCCAAGGTGCATTCGATTATCAGTAAAATGATCATCAATGAGGAGCTGATGGCCAGCCTGGATGATCCCAGCGAAACTGTGGTCATGCACCGCTCGGAGCCATCGCGTCTACAGGCATTGGCCATGCAGTTCGTTGACAAGGTGACCAATCTGGTGGATGTCAACGAGAAGGTGTTCGACATGAAGCAGGGCAACTTCTTCCAGCGCGGCAACATGGGCAATCGCGATCGCGGCTACAATCGCAACCAGAACAACCAGGGTGGCAATTGGGGTGGCCAGCGACGCGACAATCGCAATCAGCGCAACCGCAACCAACGTGGACACcacaagcaacagcagcagcaacagcagcaacaacaagtccAGACCATCGAAGAGGAGTAG